A section of the Acidobacteriota bacterium genome encodes:
- a CDS encoding ParA family protein, whose amino-acid sequence MGKIIAIANQKGGVGKTTTAINLSACFSLAGLKVLVVDCDSQANCSSGLGSARRNGRKSMYHVLVMGEPVENIVQATELDNLFLAPADKNLAGAPVELIDMDEREYLLRRQLDRIRDQYDYILIDSPPAINLLTINGLVAADSVLIPIQCEYFALEGVTELWDTLIRVRRNFNPNLAIEGMLLTMFDERTNLSTQVRNDLLNFFRDQVFRTIIPRNVRLAEAPSFGKPIILYDARSRGANAYISLAKEILENEKTRAR is encoded by the coding sequence ATGGGCAAGATCATCGCAATCGCCAACCAAAAGGGCGGGGTCGGCAAAACGACCACAGCCATCAACCTGTCTGCATGCTTTTCCTTGGCGGGTTTGAAAGTGCTGGTGGTTGACTGTGATTCCCAAGCCAACTGCAGCAGCGGGCTCGGGTCCGCGCGACGCAATGGTCGCAAGAGCATGTACCATGTCTTGGTCATGGGAGAACCGGTCGAGAACATTGTCCAGGCCACAGAGCTGGACAATCTCTTCTTGGCTCCGGCTGACAAGAACCTGGCAGGGGCTCCTGTCGAACTCATTGACATGGACGAGCGGGAGTATCTGTTACGACGCCAGTTGGATCGCATCCGTGACCAGTACGATTACATCCTCATCGACTCACCGCCGGCGATCAACCTGTTGACCATTAACGGACTGGTGGCAGCGGACTCGGTATTGATACCCATTCAGTGTGAATATTTTGCCCTTGAAGGGGTGACGGAATTGTGGGACACGCTGATCCGAGTCCGGCGGAATTTCAATCCGAATCTGGCCATCGAAGGCATGTTGTTGACGATGTTTGATGAACGGACCAATCTGTCCACCCAAGTCCGTAACGATCTGCTCAATTTTTTCAGGGACCAGGTCTTCCGGACCATCATTCCGCGGAATGTCCGTCTCGCCGAAGCACCCAGTTTTGGCAAACCGATCATTTTATACGATGCCCGCTCACGCGGAGCCAACGCTTATATCTCTCTGGCAAAGGAAATACTGGAAAATGAAAAGACGCGTGCTCGGTAA